ATCGATGGAGGACATCATTCGCCTTGTTGAAGAGTATCAGTTCACACGTTATCCGATAGCGGAAGAGGGAGATAAGGATAAAATCCTTGGCTTCATCAATGCAAAACAATTATTTACGGATCATATGGCGAACAAAGGAAAATCATTAAGCTATTACATCCACAACTTGCCGATTATATCTGAATATTCACCGCTTCAAGACGCAATGTTGAAAATGCAGGTGGAACGGACGCCAATGGCACTCGTCATTGATGAGTATGGTGGTACGGCAGGTGTAATTACGATGGAAGACATCTTGGAAGAAATCGTTGGAGAAATTCGTGATGAATTCGATAAGGATGAGAAAGCAGATATCGAACAAATTCATGAGCGGTTATACCGCATTTCAGGACGTGTCTTGATTGATGATCTAAATGAACGCTTTAACCTAGGAATTGAAGAGGAAGATATCGATACGATTGGTGGCTGGGTCATGGCACAGGATACGGAAGTATCGAGTGGTCAAGAATTCCGCTATCAAGAATACACGATTAAAGTGATGGAAGTCGATAATCATCAAGTCAAATCGATCTATCTTCAATTGCCTGACCAAGAAGTAATCGAAACAGAAGATATCGGATAAGAAATAGCACTAAAAAGATGATGGACTTGAAGTTCATCATCTTTTTTTGTCTATCAAAAGAAGAAGGCATGAACACTCCTTGTGTTTATCTCCTTCAGTGACGGGTATTACTGTTTATGTGGCAAAAAAAGCATTTTTCAATTCAACAGGAAAAGGGGTTTTTTATTATGTCAAACGTCATTCTTACTTCACGTGCATCTGCAGTCGGTGGTCGCGACGGAAAAGTCGCTTCAGACGATAACGTCATTAATCTCGATTTAGTCATGCCAGGAACAAAAGGCAAAGAAGACATTCCGACATCAAACCCGGAACAGTTATTCGCAGCAGGATATGCCGCTTGTTTTGATGGTGCCTATAACTTGATGGCGCGCCAAGCAAAAAAACGAGTCGAGACGCGGACGAATTCAGAAGTCAGCCTCTTACAGGATGAAGCGGATAACGGTGTGAAAATTGCAGCGAAACTCGTCGTCGAAGTCGTTGGTGTATCGCAAGAAGAAGCAGAGGACTTACTAGAAAAAACGCACAACTTCTGCCCGTATTCAAAAGCGACACGCGGCAACATCGATGTCGATCTTTCTGTTAAAGTCGTCGATTCATTATAAGCGATGAGTCTTGAGGAGGGTTTTCGATGACACCAAAAGAAACCGATCGTCCAAATGAGGAATTCGAAGATGAACGGGATCGTCTGTCTGATAAAGAACGGAAACTGACAGAGGAACAACAAAAGGAAATCCTAAAAGGAAAAGATGAAATGCCAGATGATACGGTTTCTCCACGAGATCGTGGAGAAGATCCGATTTAAACTAAACAACTTGGGGGATGAATCACATGTCTAAAAAAGTAGCTGTTGTACTCGCCGATCATTTTGAAGATGTAGAATTCACAGGACCGGTTGATGCATTAAAAGAAGCAGGACACGAAATTACGGTTATTGGCGCCAAAAAAGGGGCAGAACTCGTTGGGAAGCAGGAAGAGGCAAAAGTTAACGTCGATCTCTCGATTGATGAGACTTCAGCGACAGACTACGATGCGCTCTTGATTCCAGGCGGATTTTCACCGGATTTACTACGGGAAGATGATCGGTTCGTCTCATTCGTCGAAGAATTCGATATGTCGAAAAAACCAATCTTCTCGATCTGTCATGGACCTCAGTTGATGATTAATGCAAAAATCGTCAAAGGAAGAAAAATGACAGGTTACAAATCGATTCGAATCGATTTAGAAAATGCTGGAGTAGACTTCACGGATGAAGAAGTCGTTGTCGACGACAACTTCATCTCAAGTCGTCAACCAGATGACATTCCCGCATTTAATCGGGAAATTGTAGCAAAACTAGGCTAATCTTATGATATAAAAAATCAGCACTGCGACGTTGCAGTGCTGATTTTTTATACGTGATCCGGATAATCACAAAGTTCCGTAATGACGCCGTGTGAATGACGAGGATTCATGTAAATCAACCGTCGTCCGAACGGAGTTGTTCGATACGTATCCTCTAAAAATGTTAAACCTTGTTGTTTCGCTTCTAGGATGGCCTGATCCAAATTCTCTACACGATAGGCAATGTGATGGACACCTTTTCCGCGTTGTTTCAAAAACCGTGCAATTGGACTATCTTGACTCGTTGGTGTCAACAGCTCGATATGCGCATCATCGAACTCAATGACAGCAATATTAGAAGCTACACCAGGAGCAGGATTTGAATATTCACGAGTCAACGTGCCACCTAGCACTTTTGTATAGAATGAAATCGCTTCTTGCATGTCACGGACAGCAATTCCAGTATGATCTAATTTCATATGATACCCTCCTTCTATTCGCTTCAGTTTCCCAAAAATGAATCAAAGTTGCAATGATGAGATATCTTCCAAATGTTTCTATTACATAGTCGAAAAAAGATTTATTTAAAATGAAATATCACTGAAATATTATGGAAGAGGAATGAATGCTATAATCAAAAACGTTCTTATAAAAAAGAAAAACTATGATAGAATTTAAATTTAACGAAAATACTCTACGATAAATCATAAAACATACCATTATAGAAAAAGAGGGAATACTACATGAAAAAAACGTTTGCGTCGCTCATCGTTTCCGCACTGGTTCTTTCATCAGCTCCTCATTTTGCAGCAGCTGACGATTTAAGTGAACAGAAAGCCAAAAACGAACAACAGCAACAAGACAATGCAAAAAAGCAAAAAAACTTAGAGTCTTCTGTTAATCAGGAAGGTCAAAAAATTTCTAAAACACAACAAGAAGTCAATCGACTAGA
This window of the Exiguobacterium acetylicum genome carries:
- a CDS encoding VOC family protein — encoded protein: MKLDHTGIAVRDMQEAISFYTKVLGGTLTREYSNPAPGVASNIAVIEFDDAHIELLTPTSQDSPIARFLKQRGKGVHHIAYRVENLDQAILEAKQQGLTFLEDTYRTTPFGRRLIYMNPRHSHGVITELCDYPDHV
- a CDS encoding type 1 glutamine amidotransferase domain-containing protein, translating into MSKKVAVVLADHFEDVEFTGPVDALKEAGHEITVIGAKKGAELVGKQEEAKVNVDLSIDETSATDYDALLIPGGFSPDLLREDDRFVSFVEEFDMSKKPIFSICHGPQLMINAKIVKGRKMTGYKSIRIDLENAGVDFTDEEVVVDDNFISSRQPDDIPAFNREIVAKLG
- a CDS encoding organic hydroperoxide resistance protein; translated protein: MSNVILTSRASAVGGRDGKVASDDNVINLDLVMPGTKGKEDIPTSNPEQLFAAGYAACFDGAYNLMARQAKKRVETRTNSEVSLLQDEADNGVKIAAKLVVEVVGVSQEEAEDLLEKTHNFCPYSKATRGNIDVDLSVKVVDSL